CAAAAGGAGACGAACATGAAATACGCGGGACGGGTGGCGATTGTGTTCCTTGCGATAATGGTGTGTGCGGGAGTCGCGTTTTCAGCGGGTGACGAATGGACGGTGACGGCGTCCTCCCGGCTGGATCCCCAGGGGGACAACACCTACGAAGCGAAAAACGTCCTGGATAACAACCTCGACACCGCCTGGGTGGAGGGAACCCCCAACTACGGCCAGGGCGAGTTTATCCGGTTCCGGCTCGACGTGGACTACGGGCCGGGGGCATACGTCAGCGGATTCGCCATACACAACGGTTACTGCAAGTCATCTGAAGTTTGGAGCGAGAACTCCCGGGTCCGGATCCTGGCGATATACATCAACGATATACTGATGGAGCGCATCGTCATCGCCGACACCCCGGATCTCCAGACCTTCACCTTTCCCACAAGCTACTACGTGACGAAGGGTGACGTCCTCACCTTCGAGATCGCCGAGGTCTACAAGGGCACCACCTACACGGACACCTGCATCTCGGAGCTGAATCTCTTCTACAGCGTCCAGTAAGCGGGGGAAATATGATTCGCGTTGTCATCGGCGTATTGCTCTTGTGCGTCTACGCCCTTGCCGTGATGGGATTTATGATGGAGCCGGGCACCACACAGGAGGACATCGACGCCCTGATCGCGGCCGTGATCGTCCTGGTCGCGCCGGGGGTGGGTCTGATTTTCTGGGGGGTGACGGGCGCCAAGAAGGCGAGACGGGCCGAGCGGGAGATCCTCAAGATGTATCACCGGGAAAACCGGGTGGACGTCTCCGCCATCGCCGGGGCCACCGGCGCCCGGGAAAAGCTGGTCCGAAAGGTGTTCGCGAAGCTTCAAAAGGAGGGGGAGCTGCCGGGGATAGCGGGAGGATGATACCGTTTTTCGTATATCATTCACATACCGCCGGCCGTGTTCCTCCACGGGACGGGTTTTTGAGATATGATGTGTGTCCCGGACGTCCCGATGGATTATCCGCCCACTTTGTTCTCCGCTATCCTTCCCTCCCCTTTTCCCCGGTCAGGAGATTTTCGTGCTGTTGACCGTGTAGGTGAAAAACCTGCTGTACTGGCCCCGGACTTCAAAACCGCCGGCCCTCAGGAGCGTCAGCATCTCGGAGACGGAGATGTAATCCGGGTCCCCGAGCTTCATCTCCGTGATGGACAACAGCCCGCCGGTCTTCAGGACCCGGCGGATTTCCCCCAGACACGCGTCGCGATCCGGCACCTCCCCCAGCACCGATGCCAAAAACACCACGTCAAAGGTCTCATCCTCTGCGGGGAGGGATGTCGCATCGGCCTTTTCATATTCGACGTTTTTTATCCCCGCCTTTTCGAGACGCCCCCGGGCGATGTCGAGCATTTCCTGCTGAACGTCCGCCAAAACCAGGGTACCTTTGGGGATCGATCGGGCGACGGCCGGGCTGTAAAACCCGGGCCCCGGCCCAAGCTCTAGGACGGTATCATCGGGGCGCAGGCCCAGGCGCTTCACCATCTTTCTCGGGGAGAGCAGCAGGTTCCTGAGGGGGTTCAGGAGATGGTTGGCCTCGGTATACGGCATCGGTTCGGGTCTCTCTTTCGTTCTCATGGTCGGTACTCCCGCTCGGTGGTGTGGAAAATAGTTTTATTTATATATAGCGCTTCATGTATGCGTCCCGGACGCCCGCGTCCTATCCCTCGATGGGCGGGTCGATGTCCCTGCTTTGACGGTCGAGTGATTCCTTCACCCGCTCAGACTAACAGATTTGCGCCACTCCCCGTTATTCCCTTTGTATAGATGACTTGTTATAGACCGTGTTACTGCAATATCGCGTTTTTTTTTCGAAGGGTATATAATATCGCTGAAATGTGCTACTATCGGTCATTAATAATTGTATCAGGGGAGGAAGATGAAAGATCTCGTTTGCAGCGAAAAATACTACGAATTTTCAGTGGATACAGAGAGGAACCGCCTGTATCAGGTAATGCGCGGGGACTGGAAGGATGTTTCCGCCGCGAAGGATTATCTGAAACACAACAATGAAAGCGTTGATCGATTGCAGCCCGGTTTTACGATGTTGCTCGACATGAGCAAGGCCGTCATGCCTTCCGATAATGTCATGCAGAAGTTAATGGAGATTTTCCTCCAGGCGCA
The sequence above is a segment of the Candidatus Zymogenaceae bacterium genome. Coding sequences within it:
- a CDS encoding methyltransferase domain-containing protein, yielding MRTKERPEPMPYTEANHLLNPLRNLLLSPRKMVKRLGLRPDDTVLELGPGPGFYSPAVARSIPKGTLVLADVQQEMLDIARGRLEKAGIKNVEYEKADATSLPAEDETFDVVFLASVLGEVPDRDACLGEIRRVLKTGGLLSITEMKLGDPDYISVSEMLTLLRAGGFEVRGQYSRFFTYTVNSTKIS